The proteins below are encoded in one region of Dehalococcoidia bacterium:
- a CDS encoding ribose-phosphate pyrophosphokinase yields the protein MYQELSIFSGNAHEALARAICDHLGRPLGRVAVYKFSNDNIFVQIQENVRERDVVVVQPAAAPVSDHLLELFIMIDAFKRASAGRITVVMPYYAYGRSDKKDQPRVPITARLIANFLEVAGADRLLTVDLHAGQIQGFFNVPVDELTGLYTLVDYYERLHLPDPVVVASDLGASKRARNVAARLDAPLAVMEKRRVSNDENAEIMTVIGEVKDRTAIIIDDEVLTGGTLLQAVCALHERGARAIYAGVTHGVLSGNAVERIQASPLQELVITDTLPLPEEKQREKIKVLSLAPLLARAIHNIHTGQSVGDLFKPVPLAP from the coding sequence GTGTACCAGGAGCTCAGTATCTTCTCGGGCAACGCTCATGAGGCGCTGGCGCGAGCGATCTGCGACCACCTGGGCCGGCCGCTGGGCCGCGTCGCCGTCTACAAGTTCAGCAACGACAACATCTTCGTGCAGATCCAGGAGAACGTGCGTGAGCGCGACGTCGTCGTGGTCCAACCCGCGGCCGCGCCGGTCAGCGACCACCTGCTGGAGCTGTTCATTATGATCGACGCCTTCAAGCGGGCGTCGGCCGGCCGCATTACCGTGGTGATGCCCTACTACGCCTACGGCCGTAGCGACAAGAAGGACCAGCCGCGCGTGCCGATCACGGCGCGGCTGATCGCCAACTTCCTCGAAGTGGCCGGCGCCGACCGCCTGCTCACGGTCGATTTGCACGCCGGCCAGATTCAGGGCTTCTTCAATGTGCCGGTGGACGAGCTGACCGGCTTGTACACGCTGGTGGATTACTACGAGCGGCTACACCTGCCCGATCCGGTGGTCGTCGCCAGCGACCTCGGCGCCTCCAAGCGGGCGCGCAACGTCGCGGCGCGGCTCGACGCACCGCTGGCCGTGATGGAGAAGCGCCGGGTGAGCAACGACGAGAACGCCGAGATCATGACCGTGATCGGCGAGGTCAAGGACCGGACCGCGATCATCATCGACGACGAAGTGCTCACCGGCGGCACCCTGCTCCAGGCGGTCTGCGCCCTGCACGAGCGCGGCGCCCGCGCGATCTACGCCGGCGTCACACACGGCGTGCTCTCCGGCAACGCGGTGGAGCGCATTCAGGCCAGCCCCTTGCAGGAGCTGGTGATCACGGACACGCTGCCGCTGCCCGAGGAGAAGCAACGCGAGAAGATCAAGGTGCTGTCGCTGGCGCCGCTGCTGGCCCGCGCGATCCACAACATCCACACCGGCCAGTCCGTCGGCGACCTGTTCAAGCCGGTGCCCCTGGCGCCCTGA
- a CDS encoding MerR family transcriptional regulator: MTATREDAYLQIGEVAERLGVTHRTLRFYEEKGLLKPPTRMEGGFRLYSEDDVRRVERIKQLQRLLNVSLAEIKEMVEAEELKSQIRAEYRRDADVAERREKLRRALAETEKQYALICQKVEQLRAMQDEYAQKIAKYHGWLAQLGETEPASSDTQRPS; this comes from the coding sequence GTGACTGCTACCCGTGAAGACGCCTACCTGCAGATCGGCGAGGTGGCCGAGCGCCTCGGCGTGACGCACCGTACGCTGCGCTTCTACGAGGAGAAGGGCCTGCTGAAGCCGCCCACGCGCATGGAGGGCGGCTTCCGGCTCTACTCCGAGGACGACGTGCGCCGCGTGGAGCGGATCAAGCAACTGCAGCGGCTGCTCAATGTCTCGCTGGCCGAGATCAAGGAGATGGTCGAGGCCGAGGAGCTGAAAAGCCAGATCCGCGCCGAATACCGTCGCGACGCGGACGTGGCCGAGCGCCGTGAGAAGCTGCGTCGCGCCCTCGCCGAGACGGAGAAGCAGTACGCGTTGATCTGCCAGAAGGTCGAGCAGCTGCGCGCGATGCAAGACGAGTACGCGCAGAAGATCGCCAAGTACCACGGCTGGCTGGCGCAGCTCGGCGAAACCGAGCCGGCGAGCAGCGATACGCAGCGGCCCTCGTAA
- a CDS encoding DUF2851 family protein — protein sequence MTATPTNSSVLAEPRRPAARRRGALRERELSRLWQEQRLAPEALVTADGAEVEVIYRGRRGLGPGPDFRDAVIRLTPRPPLHGHEEGESTDGLSFRGDVELHVRSSDFRRHGHHEDRAYLRLALHVVFEDDGGPVTLLDGRVVPTVALGRWVQRRAGEIRLALASPEPYREPCHSAQARLGADHVRGVLREAGRRRLREHAAPLGAWIHALGAEEALYVALARALGLTRNTAAFEQLARALPLAELRAVAARAGDPQCAVEGLLLGTAGLLEPQLSLWPDHGDGAAARRWAAWQAAGAPAVPDLVFAGGERPGCSPRERLLGLAALSLRSGPPLDATMPEWPALLAAGPKALLAALQVGGSIGRDRAIELAVNAVLPWLLAAHGADADLAAAVFAAYEALPASASYGATRPLTAALRTANGRSLLRGAAATQGALALTRDWCTQGGCGRCPLS from the coding sequence ATGACCGCGACGCCGACGAACTCCAGCGTGCTTGCCGAGCCGCGAAGGCCGGCTGCGCGCCGCCGCGGCGCCCTGCGCGAGCGCGAGCTGTCACGGCTGTGGCAGGAGCAGCGGCTGGCGCCGGAGGCGCTGGTGACGGCCGACGGCGCCGAGGTCGAGGTCATCTACCGCGGCCGGCGCGGCCTGGGGCCAGGGCCGGACTTCCGCGACGCGGTGATTCGCCTCACCCCCCGGCCCCCTCTCCATGGACATGAAGAGGGGGAGAGTACGGACGGGCTTTCTTTCCGGGGAGACGTCGAGCTGCATGTGCGCTCGTCGGATTTTCGCCGGCACGGGCATCACGAGGACCGGGCGTACCTGCGGCTGGCGCTGCATGTGGTATTCGAGGACGACGGCGGCCCGGTAACGCTGCTGGACGGCCGCGTGGTGCCGACGGTTGCGCTCGGCCGGTGGGTGCAGCGCCGCGCCGGCGAGATCCGGCTGGCGCTGGCGTCGCCCGAGCCGTACCGCGAGCCCTGCCATTCGGCGCAGGCGCGCCTTGGCGCCGATCATGTGCGTGGCGTGCTGCGTGAAGCCGGTCGGCGGCGGCTGCGCGAGCATGCCGCCCCGCTTGGCGCCTGGATCCATGCCCTCGGCGCCGAGGAGGCGCTCTACGTGGCGCTGGCGCGGGCGCTGGGGTTGACGCGCAACACCGCGGCGTTCGAGCAACTCGCCCGCGCCCTGCCACTGGCAGAGCTGCGCGCGGTCGCCGCACGCGCCGGCGATCCACAGTGCGCCGTCGAAGGGCTGCTGCTCGGCACCGCCGGCTTGCTCGAGCCGCAGCTCTCGCTCTGGCCGGATCACGGAGACGGCGCCGCTGCTCGCCGGTGGGCAGCCTGGCAGGCGGCCGGTGCGCCGGCTGTCCCAGATTTGGTCTTTGCCGGCGGCGAGCGTCCCGGCTGCTCCCCGCGCGAGCGGCTGCTCGGCCTGGCGGCGCTGTCGCTGCGATCGGGTCCGCCGCTGGACGCCACCATGCCGGAATGGCCGGCGCTGCTCGCCGCTGGGCCGAAGGCGCTGCTCGCCGCCTTGCAGGTGGGCGGCAGCATCGGCCGCGACCGCGCCATCGAGTTGGCGGTGAACGCGGTGCTGCCCTGGCTGCTGGCTGCGCACGGCGCCGACGCCGACCTGGCCGCCGCGGTTTTCGCCGCCTATGAAGCGTTGCCGGCGTCGGCAAGCTACGGCGCGACGCGGCCGCTCACGGCGGCGCTTCGCACGGCGAACGGTCGATCGCTGCTTCGCGGCGCCGCGGCGACGCAGGGCGCCCTTGCGCTCACCCGCGACTGGTGCACACAGGGCGGCTGCGGCCGCTGCCCGCTTTCATAG
- a CDS encoding helix-turn-helix domain-containing protein, with product MAERRQPYRAGGHYDWAADDLRALRRHLRLTQRGLADELGVRQQTVSEWETGMYRPRGAARRLLGIVAERAGFAYVAASEPAGEEEADAARAQPGEEPP from the coding sequence ATGGCGGAACGGCGGCAGCCATACCGCGCCGGCGGCCATTACGATTGGGCGGCGGACGACCTGCGCGCCTTGCGCCGCCATCTTCGCCTGACGCAGCGCGGGCTGGCGGACGAGCTGGGCGTGCGCCAGCAGACGGTCTCCGAGTGGGAGACGGGGATGTACCGGCCGCGCGGCGCCGCGCGCCGCCTGTTGGGCATTGTCGCCGAGCGGGCCGGCTTCGCCTACGTCGCTGCCAGCGAGCCGGCAGGCGAGGAGGAAGCCGACGCCGCGCGAGCACAACCCGGCGAGGAACCGCCGTGA
- the groES gene encoding co-chaperone GroES, with protein MASKIVPLADRLVVKNIQAEETLASGLVIPDTAKEKPQQGEVIAVGPGRLDDDGKRVPMDVVVGDRILYAKYSGNDIKLDQEELLVLSEKDVLAKIVTA; from the coding sequence GTGGCATCCAAGATTGTTCCCCTGGCAGACCGGCTCGTCGTCAAGAACATTCAGGCCGAAGAGACGCTGGCCAGCGGCCTGGTGATCCCGGACACGGCCAAAGAGAAGCCGCAGCAGGGCGAGGTGATCGCCGTCGGTCCCGGCCGCCTGGACGACGACGGCAAGCGTGTGCCGATGGACGTGGTGGTGGGCGACCGCATTCTCTACGCCAAGTACTCCGGCAACGACATCAAGCTCGACCAGGAAGAGCTGCTCGTCCTCTCCGAGAAGGATGTCCTCGCCAAGATCGTGACTGCCTGA